The nucleotide sequence ATGGCATCGAGGCGGCGCGGGCCATCCTGGCCGCGGAGCCGCAGATCGCCATAGTTGCCCTTACGATGTTCGAGGACGACGACTCGGTGTTCGCGGCGATGCGAGCCGGGGCGCGAGGCTACATCCTCAAGGGCGCCGATCAGGCCGAACTGCTGCGCGCCATTCAGGCCGCGGCGAACGGCGAAGCGCTTTTCGGACCCGAAGTGGCGAGGCGCATTCTCGACTACCTGGGCGGCGGGCGCGGGGGCCTTCCAGCGAAGGCATTCCCGGGTCTCACGGAACGCGAGCGCGAGCTCCTTGACCTCATGGCCCGCGGCCACACGAACACTCAGATCGCGGCAATGCTCGTCATAAGCCCGAAGACGGTCCGGAACCACATCAGCAACATCTTCGCCAAGCTCCAGGTAGCGGGACGGCCGGAGGCGATCGTGCGGGCGCGGGAGGCGGGGTTCGGGAGCGCCGGCGGCGAGGGCCGCGCGGCGGGCTCAACGGGGAATCAAGGGTAGCACCAGGCTGGCGACCACGAGGACGGCGACGAGCAAGAGAAACCAGCGGCGCAGATACCACGGCTTCGGCGACACCTCATAGTGATACGCGGGGCCGCCAGCCTCGGAGAGGTCGAAGTCACGGTGCCAGGGGTCGTTAGGGTCGTCGTCGTCCTCGGCTTCGTCGTCGTCGCGTTCGCTCATGATTGCTCCCGGCTGTAATGTTCGCCGCGGCGGCGGCTCTGCAGGGCCGTGATCTCCCTGGAGTCGACGCCAAAACGGTGCAGGACGTGGCGCACGAACTCAAGCCCGGCCTCGAACTCAGGGTCGACGACCTCGGATACTCCGAGTTGGCGCAACATCTCCTGAGTCTCGAAGCCGGAGCCGCGCGCGACGATGTCAATGTTCGGGTTTACGTTTCGCGCGTTGATCACCGCCACCCTCGATTCGTCCCCGGGAAAGGTCAGGGCGAGCACGCGCGCGTCGCGCACGTTCGCCAGCTCTAGTATTTCCGGGCTGGTGACGTCGCCGTAAATGAAGGGGACGTCCTGCCGCCGCGCCTCATCGATCAGGTAAGGGTTGGAGTCGACCACCACGAAAGGCAGGCGACGTCCCGCCAGGGAACGCGCGAGCGCCCTCCCGGTCTGCCCGTAACCGCCGATGATGACGTGCCTGTGCAGACTGCGGTCGTCAAGGCCAACAGCGCGCGTCGCCTCGCCGAGAAGCGCCTTGAGGGCCGGTACCGTGTGCGACAGCGTCGCCACGCGGTCGGCGGCGGCGAAGGCGAACGGGCTCAGGAGGATCGTCGCCGCGGCGCCCACGAGGATGGCAGATGAGGTATCGCCGCTGATCAAGCCTTCGTCGATTCCGGCGCGAACCATCACGAAGGAGAACTCGCCCACCTGGGCCATGACCGCTCCCGTCTTCAGGGCCTCGACCCCGGAAAGGCCGACTGCCTTCACCACGCCGGCTGTGATGACTCCCTTCGCGACGACAGCCAGCACGAGAACGCCGGCGACTATGACAGGCTCGTCCAGCAGCACCCGAGGCACGA is from Dehalococcoidia bacterium and encodes:
- a CDS encoding response regulator transcription factor, encoding MKTVRVFIADDHTLFREGLEALLATAPEVEVVGTAADGVEAVAGVRAKHPDVVLMDIQMPRMNGIEAARAILAAEPQIAIVALTMFEDDDSVFAAMRAGARGYILKGADQAELLRAIQAAANGEALFGPEVARRILDYLGGGRGGLPAKAFPGLTERERELLDLMARGHTNTQIAAMLVISPKTVRNHISNIFAKLQVAGRPEAIVRAREAGFGSAGGEGRAAGSTGNQG
- a CDS encoding NAD-binding protein, which translates into the protein LLGLSVAFGAFLAGVAVSESEFGFQTLSEILPLREVFATVFFVAIGMLIVPRVLLDEPVIVAGVLVLAVVAKGVITAGVVKAVGLSGVEALKTGAVMAQVGEFSFVMVRAGIDEGLISGDTSSAILVGAAATILLSPFAFAAADRVATLSHTVPALKALLGEATRAVGLDDRSLHRHVIIGGYGQTGRALARSLAGRRLPFVVVDSNPYLIDEARRQDVPFIYGDVTSPEILELANVRDARVLALTFPGDESRVAVINARNVNPNIDIVARGSGFETQEMLRQLGVSEVVDPEFEAGLEFVRHVLHRFGVDSREITALQSRRRGEHYSREQS